CTCGGAAGTGTTCGCCGACGTGTCGATCGACAACGTCGGCGACGTCCCGTCGTGGCCTGTGTGGACGATCACCGGACCGGGACACGGCCTGACACTGCGGAACCTGACCACCGGCCGGGTCCTTGTCGCTGCCCTCGGCCGCGCTCGCGGCGGGGCAAGACGCTGAACCATCGACACCGGCCCCGGCGCGCAAGAGCATCCGGGTGGGCACCGCCAACTGGTTCGGGCGAGATCACCACGACCAGCAGCCTGTGGTCGCTGGCCAAGGGATCAACGTCATCCGGGTCGAGCTGGGCGCCGCCGCCGTCGACAGCTCCTCGGTGAGCCTGGCCTACCGACGCGAATTACAAGGTGGTGTGACGTGAGCGACGAGTGGAAGGTCTACGTCCGCACGCCCGCGCTGCGCCGCGAGGCCGAGGTCGACGACTACGCGCAGCTGACACCTACACGCGCCACCGCGACGTACGGCACCTGGGCGGATGGAGATCGACGGCCGCTCACCCAAACGCCGGGCTGCTGGTGCGGCCCGGCTGGGGGATCGAGGTCGTCCGCAACGGTGCCACGGTGTTCTCCGGACCGATGCGCCGGCCGGAACGACAGGTCGACGAGACCGGGAACGCGGTACGCATCACCGGGTGGGACGACATGGTCTGGTTGCGCCACCGCCTGGTGCACCCCGAGCCCACCACGCCCGCCCGCCGTACTCGACCAGCGACTACGACGTGCGCACCGGCCACTGCTCGGCCGTGCTGCTCTACTACGTCAACCGCAACGCCGCCAGCGGCGCGTTGTCGCCCCGCGCGTACCCGGCTTGCAGATCGCCGCCGACCCGGTGGCCGGTACCACGGTCACCGGCCGCGGCCGGTGGCAGCAGTTGCTGCCGTTCCTCCAGGATCTGGCGATCGCCGGCGGGGACATCGGGTTCCGCGTCCGGCAGGACGGCGCAGCCCTGGTCTTCGAGGTGTTCCGGCCCAGGGACCTGTCGTCCCGGATCAAGCTGTCCACCGAGCTGGGCACGCTCGCCAGGTACGAGTACCGATTTCCCAGCCGGCCGCGAACTTCTTCGTCGTGGGCGGCAGCGGAGAGGGCACCGCCCGCACCGTCCGCGAGGCCAGGACGCCGCGTCCATCGCCGCCGGCTGGCCGCGCATCGAGCGATGGGTGGACCGGCGCGACACCTCCGACACCGGTGTGCTCGACAGGAGATCCGCGCGCAGGTGCTGTCCGAGGCGGGCGAGGTGTCCTGGGCATCACCCCGGTCGACCTGGAGCACATGACCTACCTCACCGACTACGGCGTCGGCGACCACCGTGGTCCACGGTGGTCGACGAGATCACCCTGACGAGGTCATCCGCGAGGCGCGCGTCCAGCTGCGCCCCGACGGGGTGACCATCGCGCCGTCGATCGCACTCCCTCCTCCACCCCATGCCCACCTGCTGCCGCGCGTTCCGCGCGCTGCACGACCTCGACGGACGGCTGTCCCAAACTGGAACGGAGGTGAGCACGATGGCGGTCCCCGCGCACACCACTCGCCCGTTCGACAACGGCCCCGGCGCCAACGTCTCGGAGGACACCTGGCGGCGGTTCATGAACTACATGCTCGGCCGCTCCGCGCCGGGCCACGGTGTCCTGCGCGGCGTCGGCAACACCCTGGAGGTCTACGCCGACGGCTCCGGGATGCAGGTCAAGATCCGGACCGGTGAGGCGTGGATCGGCGGGACACTGGGGCGAGGTCGTCTCCGAGCTGACCCTGCCCATCGCCACCGCGCACGGCACGCTGCCCCGCCGAGACCGGGTCGTCGCGCGCACGGCCTACGGCGACAACCGGATCGAGTTCGACGTCCTGGAGGGCACGGCGGCCGAGTCGCCGTCCGCGCCGGGTGTGACGATCGACGGCACGCGGTGGGAGGTCCCGCTAGCCGTGGTCGACGTCCCCGCGCTGGACACGGTGATCGGGGCCACCCAGGTCGGCGACTCCCGCCGCTACGTCGAGGACAGCGAGCTGACCGCGCGGCTCACCGCCGACGTGACCCGCAACAACACACCGCGTTCGTCGACCTCGCCGGGATGACGATCAACGCGTCCGGCATGGCCTACTACCTGGTCGACAGCTGCTGGAGTACAGCTCCTCGACCACGGCCGACGTGAAGTTCGCCTTGAACGTGCCCACCGGCACCCAGGGCCGGATCACCGGCACCACGTTGGACATCGCCACGGGCACCAGCCTGGCGGGCACCTACACGTCGGCTCCGCCGAGGCCGCGGTCGGGATCGCTGGCCACGGCGCCGGCCGTCGGCACCAGGCTCGTCGCGCGGGTCACCGGCTGGATTCTCACCCCGGACGCCGCGAGCGGGAGGCAGCCGGTTGACGGTGACGCCCCAGTTCGGACAGCTCGCCGCGGACCCCACGAACACCGTCCTTCACACCGGCTCCTGGTTCTCGCTGACCCGGTGGCGCGTGACCTGACCGGACACACACCGACGGAGCGCACCGGGATGACCGGCCGAGGCGTGCCTGCGTCCCGGAACCACCCAGGTGCGCACGTCGACTGTGGTTGCGACACCACGATCCGAATTGGAGCGGCCGTGGGGCCCCGAAAATTCCTGTTCCGCCGCGATCGCGGCGGCACCGCAGACGGCGATCCTGGCCTACCTGGTGATCCTGATCAAGCAGGTTTATGGGGCACGTCACGGTCGACCGCGGTGACTACCGCGCCGACCTGGACGCCGCGGAGGAACGACACGCCGCGGAGATGACGCGGCTGCGCGACGCGTACAGCGCGGACCTCAGCGCCGTGCGGGAAAGCGCGGCGGCCGACGTCGCGGCCGTGCGCGCCGAGCTGGCCGAGGTGCGGCAGCGGCTGACCGACGTCTACGCCCAGTTGGATCAGGAGCGCCGCGCCCGCTGGCGGGCCGGAGGACGTCGCCGCCGAGGTCCGCCGATCCGCCGTGACCACAACCGATCCCGAGGCGGGCACGCCGCCTCATCCACTTGGGAGGTGACCTCCTTGGCTCCTTACTCCAGTGACCGCCCGGCCCCGCCGTTCTTCATCGTCGTGCACACCGGCGAAGGCATCCTCGACCGGTTTCGACATGGCGGCCTACCTGGACGACAACAGCGAGGCGTCCGCGCACGCCGCCGGGACGCGGGCGGTGTCGTCGGTCCGCCTCGTGCCCTACGCCCGTGCCGCGTGGACCGCCGGCGAGACGGCCAACAGCTACGGGTTGCACATCGAGCTGTGCGCGTTCGCGGCCATGAGCCGTGAGCAGTGGTTGTCCAGGGACGACGTGGACGTGTGGGTGCCGTGGATTCGCAACGGGGACGGGTCGCGCGGTGCGTGGCGGCGCGTCCGCTCGCCACTGTCCATGCTGCGCCACGCCGCCGAGTGGGCCCGCGACCGCTGTCGCGAGTTCGACATCACCGTCCGCAAGATCACCGCCGCCGATCTGCGCCGCGACGTGGACGGGCATCTGCGGCCACGCCGACACCAGCGCGGCGTGGGGCGAGACCGACCACACCGACCCCGGCCCCGGCTTCCCGTGGCCCGAGTTCATCGCCCTCGTGCAGGGCGACGACGTCAAGGAGGACGACGTGCCTTTGGCAACCGAGATCGTTATGGCGAGGTGAGCGCGGCTGGGCAAGGCCAGCGACGCGCTCACCTCGGCGGAGGCGCAGGCGACGGAGGCCGCGCGCCACGGCGCGGCGACGCGCCAGGTGCTCACGGCGATGGCGGCGCAGGTGGCCGCGATCGCGGACCGGCGCGACGTGACGCCGGACGAGCTGGAGCGCATCACCACGCGGCGGTGCGCGCGGCCCAGCAGGAGCAGACCGCCGAGCTGCTGGCCGCGCTGGACGGACGCCTGCCCGACCTGTTGGACGAGGCGGTGCTGGCCGAGGAGCTGGCGCGGCGGGGTGTCGGCGGCGCGTCCGTCGAGCAGGTCCGCGAGGCAGTGCGCGAGGTACTGCGTCGGGGCGTTGAGGTGGTGTGTCCGCGTGACCGCACCCGCTCCAGACCGGACGCCGCTGCGGGGCATCGCGCGGCGGCTCGCCGTGGGCCTGGCGGTGCTCGGCGGCGCGGTGTCCGGGCTGGCCACGGTGGCGCGATCACCGCCGAGCAGTCCGGCGCGCTCCAGGCCGTGCTGACCACCACGGCCGCCCTCGGCGCGGCCGTCACCTCCGCGCTCGCCGCGCTCGGCGTCGCCCGCCGCGGCGAGCCGCTGGTCACCCCGATGCACGATCCGCGCGACGATGCCGGCCGCCGCCTGGTGCCCGTCGACGCGGGCACGGACGGTGGGCGCTCCGCGCCGTGACCCGAGCAACGACGAGGCCCCGCACCGCCCACCCGTGAGGGTGGCGGTGCGGGGCCTCGTCGTCTCGTCGAACCCCTATCAGCAACGGGACGAGTAGACGCCACCACAGGTTGCCGACGACTGCGAGTCCGCCGCCACCCAGACGACGACCCCCAACGCCACGACCACCGTCGGGACGATGATCAGCGTCCAGACCAGGATGCGGCGGATCGAGTGCAGCAGCACCACCTGTTCGGTCATGGCCTGAGCCACCGCCTGATCCACCGACGACGACCGGATGCGGTGCAGCGACGCCTTGACGTAGTCGCTGTGCCAAGTCGGGCCGGTCGTCGCCTTGCTCGTCGACGGGTCGAACGCGATCGGCATCGGAGCCTGCGGCTCGGACATGCTGTGGCCTCCTCGTGGGTACTGGAGATGACGTCGGGGTGACGGCAGTCCGCGTTACGAACTGCTTCGGCTCGCCGCCGCCAGCGCGCGGACTGCCGCCGGTACGGCGAGCCGATCGGGGTAGGGCACGTTCGATTCGCGAGGTCAGATGATGATGACGTGTGCGGTTTCTCCACCGCGGCGCAGCAGGATCTGGTCGCCGACGACGCTGGCCTCGTAGAGGAGCTTGCCGTACCCGACCATCCGCCGGACCGCTTCGGTCATGGTGATGCCCTCGCGGTCGACGATCATCTGGAGCGCCTGTTCGGTGGCCGGGCTGATGTTGACGCTGAGCCGGGTGGGCTTGTCGACCGGGTTGTCCCCCGTGCGCATCACGTACGGCTGCGCGGGCTGATCCCGGTGTGCACGATCACCGCGCCCGCGTTCTCGTGCTCACGGCCGGCCTCGAACATCCGTACCAGGGAGATCAGCGCCGATGGGACCGCCCACGCGCGGCGGGTGCTCAGCGCGTCGTCGACGCACCGGCTCAGTACCGTGCGGCCGAGGGTGCCGTGCACGCTCGCCGTCGTCAGCAGGACGGCGCAGATTTCCTCCACTGGCCCGATGCGAACCGATGAGCCTCCCGATCCCCGCACCGACCAGGACACTCCGGGCCGCTCGGGCTCGGTCGCGTCGCCGAGCTGCATCACGTGCCCCTGGCGCAGTACGGCCCATGCGCGGCAGCCACCACGCCAGGCGGCGTCGATCATCGGGCCGCCGCCGGAGGTGACCACCACCAGATCCACCGGCGCGTGACCGGCGGCGGCCACCGCCTGTGCCGTCTCCGCCACGGCGGTCTCCGCTCCGCTGTCGACACCGACCTGCGCGCCCGTGCGCGCCGCGAACTGCGCGGCCTGGCGCGCACTCGGGTCGGCGCGGGCTCCGTCGGTGACGGCGACCGCCCACCGGTCACCGGTCACGGCCCGCTCGGCGGCGGTGACGAGCATCGGAGCGGTGCCCTGCTCGTGCGCCTCGTAGATCCCGATCATCCGTGCACCTCTCCGGGCTGCTCGTCCTCGGCGAGGCCGAGGGACTGTCGGATAAGCGCGGCGGCCGTCCGGCACGCCGCGGCCCGCTCGCGCCCGTCGGGCTGGTGGTCCAGCGACCGGGCGAGCGTGTCGAGCAGATCCGCCTCGTCGGCGGCCGGGCCGCCGGTCTGCTGGTAGATCGCGTCCGCGAGGTCGCACTGGCGCACGGCCGCGGCGTGCTCGCCGAGGCCCTGGAGCGCGAGAGCGATGCTGTGGTGGGCGTAGGCGGTGCCGGTCGGCACGCCGAGGCGGGCTCGGACCGCCAGCTCGCGCCGCGCCAGCTTCAGCCCCTGGTGGCAGTCGCCCCGCGCGGTGCGCATCCGGCTCAGGGCGGCCAGCGCGACGGCCTGGCCCATCGCGCTGGCCGTCTCCTCGGCCAGGTGGAGCGCCCCGGTGAGGTCGCGGTCGGCCTCACCATGCCGCCCCTGGTCGCGCCGGACCAAGGCGCGCTGCACCAGCGCCTCCTGGCGGCGGACGGGGTCGAGATCGTCCGCCGCCAGGACCAGCTGGAGGTCGGTGAGCGCGGGCACGTGCTGCCCCAGGCGACGGGCGGTGTCCGCGCGCCGCAGCCGCAGGTGCAGCTGCGCGCCGCGGTCGCCGACGGCCTCCGCGGCGTCGATGCCCACCGACTCGGCGTCCAGCCGCAGCGGCCACACCTCGCGGTGCCGCAGCGTCACGTGCCGGCTCGCCGACGCCAGCGCGATGATCACCTCGTGCCGACCGGCCACGCCCGCGGTCTGCTGCACGACGGCCAGCGTCGGCTGGAGGACACCCAGCCACGTCACCGCCTCATGCCACTCCGCCGCGAACGGCAACGGCACGCCGCCCGGTACAGGTCCCAGGTCGAGCGTGAGCCGTGCGGTCGCGGGGAACAGGATCTCGTCGGCGGCCAGCGCCGCGTGCGCGTACCACCGCATCATGTCCACGTCGGACCAGTCGTAGGGGTCGCGCGCGAACTCGGCCGCCATCATCGGGTGCCGGTCCAGGTACTCGCTGATGGCCGCGACCATCAGCGACGTGATGTTGGGCCGGTCGAAGTAGGCGATCTCCCAACCGGAGCGACGACCACCGCTCATCGTCAGCAGGTACCGCCAGCCGCTCGGACCCGCGCCGTCACGTGCGTACTCCACCGCCTCCAGCCGCACGTCGCCGACGTCACGCCGGGCGATCCGGACCGGCTCCTCGGCATGGGACGGCCCGCTCGGTCGCCACGTCACGAGCCCACACCCCCCTCCTGCTCGATGCTGTCGTCGGCGTCGTCCCCGACCTCGACGTCCGCACACCCACTGCGTAACCGCTCGCACAACTGAAGGTGCGCGCTGCCGAACTCCCAGCGGCTCACGGTTTCCTCGATCTTTCCCACAGTCTCTCCATCCTCAGTGGACAGTCATAACCACAGGGCCCCTGCACCACCGCCTACGCGATGTCGGCTACTTGCCGGGCCGGTCGGTGTCGTCCTTGTCCTTGTTCTTGGCAGCGTCGACGGGGCACCCGGTACCCCGCTCGACCCGGCCGGGGTCGGTGGAGAGGTCGCGGACGATCCCGCGCAGCGCCTGCTCCACCCACCACGCCTCCCACTCGTCCCTCTCGTCGCCCATTGGTTCCCTTTCGCACAGATCATCGGCGCTCCCACGGTGTTCTCACCGCACGCAGGGGGGCGGATGCCCCCTCCGGGGTCTGGCACGGAGGGGGCACCGCCTACGCCCCCGGTCGGGACTCGGGGGCGTAGGGCGTGCGCGCCGCGCCCCTGGCTGCGCACGCCATACCGGACCGCCGAGGAGGCGGGCGGCCCGCAGCAGCTTCAGCGGCTCGACGCGCCGGCGTCGCCGTCACCGGCCGGGTCGGACTCGGCCAGGTACCGTTCCAGCAGCTCGGTGGTCTCCTCGTCCAGCCCCTGCGCGGGTCTGGGGTCGTCGTCAGCCAGTCGCCATCCCGCCATCGTCTGTCCTCTCTGGATAGTGAGCGGGCTGTGTCCGCCCCTTCGAGGGGAGGCGGGGCGGGCACAGCCGGTGTGCGCGACGGGCGCGCACACCCTCACGAGCCGACGCGGGCCGGCCCGGAGATCACGGGGTCAGGGCACGCCGCCCGCGCGCTCCCGGTTCACGCCGACGGCCTCTGCCGAGGCGGAGACGTCGACCACCACGCCGTCCACCTGGAGCGGCGGCAGGACCAGCATCCGACGCGACATCACCTCGCACAGTCGCGCGAAGGCGCGCGCCTCGCCCGACAGCTCCTCCAACAGCTCGGCCGC
The sequence above is drawn from the Saccharothrix australiensis genome and encodes:
- a CDS encoding Gp37-like protein translates to MPRCSPDRCAGRNDRSTRPGTRYASPGGTTWSGCATAWCTPSPPRPPAVLDQRLRRAHRPLLGRAALLRQPQRRQRRVVAPRVPGLQIAADPVAGTTVTGRGRWQQLLPFLQDLAIAGGDIGFRVRQDGAALVFEVFRPRDLSSRIKLSTELGTLARYEYRFPSRPRTSSSWAAAERAPPAPSARPGRRVHRRRLAAHRAMGGPARHLRHRCARQEIRAQVLSEAGEVSWASPRSTWST